From a region of the Synchiropus splendidus isolate RoL2022-P1 chromosome 12, RoL_Sspl_1.0, whole genome shotgun sequence genome:
- the dtnba gene encoding dystrobrevin, beta a isoform X2 — protein sequence MVMEEGAQRDRGRGDPARVEGRQIFVELADQNLDTICLSTYRTACKLRFIQKRCKLHLINIYNVIEAVRDAGLNAVELHAGISTLRLENLVSSLFVQLSKRLPTTFTINPRECAVLLVEFILAAVDSDPESRLTVLTVKATLALLCGGNLFDKLHYVFSQISDSNGVLSLSKLDTFLREALKLPTVVSEGPSFGYSPTLARSFFPQQKRVTLNMFLDIVDDPPSCLVWLPLMHRMANVEHVYHPVSCSYCRGNGMMGFRYRCLRCRNYQLCQNCFWRGNISGSHTNQHQMKEYLSWKSSATKLGRALSRTLGCVSSREPSHPVYPEEPERTLNMANIVPSQPSVSSGDAMVMSASLPESSKSLAAAQRMNEEHALIAAYVNRLQSSPRADTPSRQDEEHQLIARYTSRLAETEGSGVIPNRSINFDINKQKRELIAQLERKNREILAEIKRLRVEHDAACQSSPEKGSTNPALLAELRQLRQRKDELEQRMSTLQESRRELMVQLEGLMKLLKAQAAGSSQASPSRPSPSAVRSVGSASPHVHAYHPQDSLAGVGGDVQEAFAQGSRRNLRNDLLVAADSITNTVSSLVKELHSDEGREEEERLLNGKDRAG from the exons atggtgatggaggagggggCCCAGAGAGACAGGGGCAGGGGCGACCCCGCCAGAGTGGAGGGGCGGCAGATATTTGTGGAGTTGG CGGATCAGAACCTGGACACCATCTGTCTGTCAACGTATCGGACCGCTTGCAAGCTGAGATTCATCCAGAAGAGATGCAAGT TGCACCTGATCAACATCTACAACGTGATCGAGGCGGTGCGGGACGCTGGTCTGAACGCCGTGGAGCTGCACGCTGGCATCTCCACGCTCCGACTGGAGAACCTGGTGTCTTCTCTGTTTGTCCAGCTGAGCAAACGTCTGCCCACCACCTTCACCATCAACCCTCGAGAGTGCGCCGTCCTGCTGGTGGAGTTCATCCTGGCCGCTGTGGACAG TGACCCGGAGAGCCGGCTGACGGTTCTGACCGTGAAGGCCACGCTGGCCCTGCTGTGCGGAGGGAACCTGTTCGACAAACTCCACT ACGTGTTTTCCCAGATTTCCGACTCCAACGGCGTATTGTCGCTCTCCAAACTGGACACTTTCCTGCGAGAGGCGCTCAAGCTGCCGACTGTCGTAAGCGAAGGGCCGTCCTTTGGCTACAGTCCCACGCTGGCGCGCTCCTTCTTCCCACAGCAG AAACGAGTGACGCTCAACATGTTCCTGGACATTGTGGACGACCCCCCGAGCTGCCTGGTGTGGCTGCCTTTGATGCACCGCATGGCCAACGTGGAGCacg TCTACCACCCGGTGTCGTGCTCCTACTGTCGAGGGAACGGCATGATGGGCTTCCGCTATCGATGCCTGCGCTGCCGTAACTACCAGCTCTGTCAGAACTGCTTCTGGAGAGGGAACATCAGCGGCTCCCACACCAACCAGCACCAGATGAAGGAGTATCTGTCCTGG AAGTCCTCAGCGACTAAACTGGGTCGAGCCCTGAGCCGGACTCTGGGCTGCGTCTCCTCCAGAGAGCCCTCCCACCCAGTGTACCCCGAGGAACCTGAGAGGACCCTGAACATGGCCAACATCGT GCCGTCCCAGCCCTCTGTGAGCTCCGGGGACGCCATGGTGATGTCTGCCTCGCTCCCTGAATCCTCCAAAAG TTTGGCGGCTGCCCAGCGGATGAATGAAGAACACGCTCTGATCGCGGCGTACGTGAACCGTCTGCAGAGCAGCCCACG CGCCGACACTCCCAGCAGACAAGACGAGGAGCACCAACTCATCGCTCGCTACACGTCGCGGCTGGCTGAGACCGAGGGCTCCGGG GTGATTCCCAACCGCAGCATCAACTTCGACATCAACAAACAGAAGCGTGAGCTGATCGcccagctggagaggaagaacAG AGAGATTTTGGCAGAGATCAAGCGGCTGCGAGTGGAACACGACGCGGCATGTCAGTCCAGTCCAGAGAAGGGCAGCACCAACCCAGCGCTCCTGGCCGAGCTGCGGCAGCTGAG GCAGAGGAAGGACgagctggagcagaggatgtcGACGCTGCAGGAGAGCAGGCGAGAACTCATGGTGCAGCTGGAGGGGCTGATGAAGCTGCTGAAG GCTCAGGCCGCCGGCTCCTCTCAGGCGTCTCCGTCTCGGCCGAGTCCCTCCGCTGTCCGCTCGGTGGGCTCAGCCTCGCCACACGTGCACGCCTATCACCCCCAGGACTCCCTGGCTGGGGTGGGGGGGGACGTGCAGGAGGCCTTCGCTCAAG GCTCCCGGAGGAACTTGAGGAACGACCTGCTGGTGGCTGCCGACTCCATCACCAACACAGTGTCCTCTCTGGTCAAAGAACTCCACTCTG ATGAAGGtcgagaggaagaggagcgcctGCTGAACGGGAAGGACAGAG CAGGTTAA
- the dtnba gene encoding dystrobrevin, beta a isoform X1 encodes MVMEEGAQRDRGRGDPARVEGRQIFVELADQNLDTICLSTYRTACKLRFIQKRCKLHLINIYNVIEAVRDAGLNAVELHAGISTLRLENLVSSLFVQLSKRLPTTFTINPRECAVLLVEFILAAVDSDPESRLTVLTVKATLALLCGGNLFDKLHYVFSQISDSNGVLSLSKLDTFLREALKLPTVVSEGPSFGYSPTLARSFFPQQKRVTLNMFLDIVDDPPSCLVWLPLMHRMANVEHVYHPVSCSYCRGNGMMGFRYRCLRCRNYQLCQNCFWRGNISGSHTNQHQMKEYLSWKSSATKLGRALSRTLGCVSSREPSHPVYPEEPERTLNMANIVPSQPSVSSGDAMVMSASLPESSKSLAAAQRMNEEHALIAAYVNRLQSSPRADTPSRQDEEHQLIARYTSRLAETEGSGVIPNRSINFDINKQKRELIAQLERKNREILAEIKRLRVEHDAACQSSPEKGSTNPALLAELRQLRQRKDELEQRMSTLQESRRELMVQLEGLMKLLKDEEQRQAAQAAGSSQASPSRPSPSAVRSVGSASPHVHAYHPQDSLAGVGGDVQEAFAQGSRRNLRNDLLVAADSITNTVSSLVKELHSDEGREEEERLLNGKDRAG; translated from the exons atggtgatggaggagggggCCCAGAGAGACAGGGGCAGGGGCGACCCCGCCAGAGTGGAGGGGCGGCAGATATTTGTGGAGTTGG CGGATCAGAACCTGGACACCATCTGTCTGTCAACGTATCGGACCGCTTGCAAGCTGAGATTCATCCAGAAGAGATGCAAGT TGCACCTGATCAACATCTACAACGTGATCGAGGCGGTGCGGGACGCTGGTCTGAACGCCGTGGAGCTGCACGCTGGCATCTCCACGCTCCGACTGGAGAACCTGGTGTCTTCTCTGTTTGTCCAGCTGAGCAAACGTCTGCCCACCACCTTCACCATCAACCCTCGAGAGTGCGCCGTCCTGCTGGTGGAGTTCATCCTGGCCGCTGTGGACAG TGACCCGGAGAGCCGGCTGACGGTTCTGACCGTGAAGGCCACGCTGGCCCTGCTGTGCGGAGGGAACCTGTTCGACAAACTCCACT ACGTGTTTTCCCAGATTTCCGACTCCAACGGCGTATTGTCGCTCTCCAAACTGGACACTTTCCTGCGAGAGGCGCTCAAGCTGCCGACTGTCGTAAGCGAAGGGCCGTCCTTTGGCTACAGTCCCACGCTGGCGCGCTCCTTCTTCCCACAGCAG AAACGAGTGACGCTCAACATGTTCCTGGACATTGTGGACGACCCCCCGAGCTGCCTGGTGTGGCTGCCTTTGATGCACCGCATGGCCAACGTGGAGCacg TCTACCACCCGGTGTCGTGCTCCTACTGTCGAGGGAACGGCATGATGGGCTTCCGCTATCGATGCCTGCGCTGCCGTAACTACCAGCTCTGTCAGAACTGCTTCTGGAGAGGGAACATCAGCGGCTCCCACACCAACCAGCACCAGATGAAGGAGTATCTGTCCTGG AAGTCCTCAGCGACTAAACTGGGTCGAGCCCTGAGCCGGACTCTGGGCTGCGTCTCCTCCAGAGAGCCCTCCCACCCAGTGTACCCCGAGGAACCTGAGAGGACCCTGAACATGGCCAACATCGT GCCGTCCCAGCCCTCTGTGAGCTCCGGGGACGCCATGGTGATGTCTGCCTCGCTCCCTGAATCCTCCAAAAG TTTGGCGGCTGCCCAGCGGATGAATGAAGAACACGCTCTGATCGCGGCGTACGTGAACCGTCTGCAGAGCAGCCCACG CGCCGACACTCCCAGCAGACAAGACGAGGAGCACCAACTCATCGCTCGCTACACGTCGCGGCTGGCTGAGACCGAGGGCTCCGGG GTGATTCCCAACCGCAGCATCAACTTCGACATCAACAAACAGAAGCGTGAGCTGATCGcccagctggagaggaagaacAG AGAGATTTTGGCAGAGATCAAGCGGCTGCGAGTGGAACACGACGCGGCATGTCAGTCCAGTCCAGAGAAGGGCAGCACCAACCCAGCGCTCCTGGCCGAGCTGCGGCAGCTGAG GCAGAGGAAGGACgagctggagcagaggatgtcGACGCTGCAGGAGAGCAGGCGAGAACTCATGGTGCAGCTGGAGGGGCTGATGAAGCTGCTGAAG GACGAGGAACAGCGACAGGCA GCTCAGGCCGCCGGCTCCTCTCAGGCGTCTCCGTCTCGGCCGAGTCCCTCCGCTGTCCGCTCGGTGGGCTCAGCCTCGCCACACGTGCACGCCTATCACCCCCAGGACTCCCTGGCTGGGGTGGGGGGGGACGTGCAGGAGGCCTTCGCTCAAG GCTCCCGGAGGAACTTGAGGAACGACCTGCTGGTGGCTGCCGACTCCATCACCAACACAGTGTCCTCTCTGGTCAAAGAACTCCACTCTG ATGAAGGtcgagaggaagaggagcgcctGCTGAACGGGAAGGACAGAG CAGGTTAA
- the LOC128767917 gene encoding toll-like receptor 5: protein MKIRTFPLQLFVGLALQMCCSHTCRVSGPVADCSFRKLHSVPALPPNITHLFLAMNHIREIDSSSLSGLEELQVLDLGRQFSRLVIRNDSFFRQTRLKKLVLGFNAGLRLEPRAFLGLSALQKLHLDACSLQESILEDKYLEPLTSLETLDLFGNRIRRLKPAMFFSNLTHLRELNLKLNRINGTCGTDLSGFRGKHFTLLNLNSNMLGLGSRGARACGNPFRGISFQTLDLSNNGFLTADFFRAIQGTKIHEIHLSGPMGRGSSSKFFQDPDGQTFQGLGNSSVRVFDLSKNFIFALQDGVFSPLREVRTIDVSKNKVQQIHHRAFEGLGGHLQTLNLSFNSLCEVQSHSFASLASLQQLDLSHNNIGMLGFNSFMGLHNLKELHLTGNSLRHLGGAASMPRLDVLMLNNNKVSSLYRVPQVAPNVTRLSLQDNQLSNLGEVLQLLPQLPLLQVLLSGGNPVTWCSTATSDSEIGSSHLRVLDLHDCNLRSIWSGGHCLNLFHNLSNLVILNLRSNRLKDLPQSAFQGLTSLTHVDLSSNALTYLQPDVLPSSLRVLLLSDNFIAAPDPTAFTCLRVLDLRWNRFHCSPALQHFLTWLNNTTVTLLSPAAELRCQFPPALFNVSLRDYTAATLRRSEENMM, encoded by the exons ATGAAGATCCGGACGTTTCCTCTGCAGCTGTTCGTCGGCCTGGCCCTGCAG ATGTGCTGCTCCCACACGTGCCGTGTGTCTGGCCCAGTAGCAGACTGCAGCTTCCGAAAACTGCACTCCGTTCCAGCCCTCCCTCCCAACATCACCCACCTGTTCCTGGCGATGAACCACATCCGAGAGATCGACAGCAGCTCACTCTCCGGCCTGGAGGAGCTTCAGGTGCTGGACTTGGGCCGGCAGTTCTCCAGGCTCGTGATCAGGAACGACTCTTTCTTCAGACAGACACGGCTGAAGAAGCTGGTGCTGGGCTTCAACGCCGGCCTCCGACTGGAGCCGCGAGCCTTCCTGGGCTTGTCCGCGCTGCAGAAGCTCCACTTGGATGCCTGCTCTCTCCAAGAGTCCATCCTGGAGGACAAGTACCTGGAGCCGCTGACCTCCTTGGAGACGCTGGACCTCTTTGGGAACCGGATTAGAAGACTGAAGCCAGCGATGTTCTTCTCCAACTTGACACACTTGAGAGAGTTGAATCTGAAGTTGAACAGAATCAACGGAACATGTGGGACTGATCTGTCCGGGTTCCGGGGCAAACACTTCACACTGCTGAACCTCAACTCCAACATGCTTGGGTTAGGTTCCCGAGGGGCGAGGGCTTGTGGGAACCCCTTCCGAGGCATCTCCTTCCAGACTCTGGACTTGTCCAATAACGGGTTCTTGACAGCCGACTTCTTCAGAGCCATTCAAGGAACGAAGATCCATGAAATCCATCTGTCTGGACCCATGGGAAGAGGATCCTCCTCCAAATTCTTCCAGGATCCAGACGGCCAAACATTCCAAGGCCTAGGAAACAGCTCTGTGCGCGTGTTCGACCTTTCTAAAAACTTCATCTTCGCGCTGCAGGATGGCGTTTTCAGTCCATTAAGAGAAGTCCGGACCATCGATGTGTCCAAAAACAAAGTCCAACAGATCCACCACAGGGCTTTTGAGGGTCTGGGAGGCCACCTACAAACCCTCAACCTGTCCTTCAACTCGCTCTGTGAAGTTCAGTCCCACTCCTTCGCCTCTCTGGCAAGTCTGCAGCAGTTGGATTTGTCGCACAATAACATTGGAATGTTGGGGTTCAACTCCTTCATGGGGCTTCACAACCTGAAAGAACTTCATCTGACGGGGAATTCTCTGCGGCATCTAGGTGGCGCTGCTTCCATGCCGAGGTTGGATGTTCTCATGTTGAACAACAATAAGGTGTCTTCACTGTACCGAGTCCCTCAGGTGGCCCCGAACGTCACGCGCCTCAGCCTTCAGGACAACCAGCTGAGCAACCTGGGCGAGGTGCTCCAGCTCCTGCCGCAGCTCCCACTTCTGCAGGTCCTTCTCTCTGGAGGAAACCCAGTCACATGGTGCTCAACAGCCACCTCAGACTCAGAAATCGGTTCCAGTCATTTGCGAGTGCTTGATCTTCACGACTGCAATCTACGGTCCATCTGGTCTGGAGGCCACTGTTTGAACCTGTTTCACAACCTCAGCAACCTGGTGATTTTGAACTTGAGGTCCAACCGTCTGAAGGACCTGCCGCAGTCGGCCTTTCAGGGTCTCACCTCACTCACCCACGTGGACCTCTCCTCCAACGCGCTGACCTACCTCCAGCCCGACGTCCTTCCCAGCAGTCTGCGAGTTCTTCTGCTGAGCGACAACTTCATCGCGGCCCCTGACCCGACAGCGTTCACCTGTCTCCGGGTCCTGGACCTGAGGTGGAACCGCTTCCACTGCTCCCCTGCGCTGCAGCACTTCCTCACTTGGCTGAACAACACCACCGTGACGCTCTTGAGCCCAGCAGCGGAGCTTCGGTGTCAGTTTCCGCCGGCTCTCTTCAACGTTTCCCTGAGGGATTACACTGCTGCCACCCTCAGGAggtcagaggaaaacatgatgtAG